One stretch of Zingiber officinale cultivar Zhangliang chromosome 6B, Zo_v1.1, whole genome shotgun sequence DNA includes these proteins:
- the LOC121990743 gene encoding oligopeptide transporter 5-like, translated as MAASNEEGDPCLDSKIEEKVDDCPIEQVRLTVSTADDPSEPCMTFRTWVLGVISCVLLSFLNQFFGYRTNQLSISSVCVQIVALPIGRWMARTLPATVVRLPFTRWGFSLNPGPFTMKEHVLITILASSGTGTVYAVNILTIVKAFYHRGLNVMAALLLVQTTQLLGYGWAGLYRKYLVDSPYMWWPANLIQVSLFRALNEDERRPKGGVSRFQFFLIVSACSFVYYIIPNYLFPTIGSLSFICWIWKDSIVAHQFGSGLNGLGLGAIAFDWAAVTAFLGSPMAAPPFVLFNVLAGYLALIYVLVPAAYWLNIYDARRFTFLTSRLFDASGKHYDLDRIIDSSTFSLDIQKYNNYSEIYLSIFFAVSYGLGFAALTSTISHVFLFEGKNIFRLWRQATAKVNEKFLDVHGRIMKTNYDAVPQWWFYLVLLLVTGLSIFACEGFGGALQLPYWGIFLAMLMAVFFTLPVGVISATTNTMPALNIITEMVIGYILPGKPLANVVFKTYGYISMLQALTFLSDFKLGYYMKIPPKSMFLAQLVGTLIANGAYFGTAWWLLTGVPNICNVDLLPPDSPWTCPGDDVFFSASIIWGVVGPARMFGPRGHYRALNIFFLVGLLAPVPVYLLHRLYPDKKWIPLISFPVIFGACGMMPPAHAVNYNSWFIVGFLVNYWVFKRYKHWWGRYAYVLSAGMDAGTSFMAVLAFFALGNYNIYAVNWWGGVVDDHCPLASCPTVAGGYIPDGCPQIH; from the exons ATGGCGGCTTCGAATGAGGAGGGTGATCCATGTTTGGATTCAAAGATTG aagaaaaagtggacgatTGTCCGATTGAGCAGGTGCGGCTGACGGTGTCGACGGCCGACGACCCGTCGGAGCCGTGCATGACGTTCCGCACGTGGGTGCTGGGCGTCATCTCGTGCGTCCTGTTGTCGTTTTTGAACCAGTTCTTCGGGTACCGCACGAACCAGCTGTCGATCTCGTCGGTGTGCGTCCAGATCGTGGCGCTGCCGATCGGGCGGTGGATGGCCCGCACGCTGCCGGCGACGGTCGTCAGGCTGCCGTTCACCAGGTGGGGGTTCTCCCTCAACCCGGGGCCGTTCACCATGAAGGAGCACGTGCTCATCACCATCCTCGCCAGCTCCGGCACCGGAACGGTCTACGCCGTCAATATCTTGACCATCGTCAAGGCGTTCTACCACCGCGGACTCAACGTCATGGCCGCCCTGCTGCTCGTTCAGACAACTCAG tTGCTAGGTTATGGATGGGCTGGATTATACCGAAAATACTTGGTGGATTCTCCTTATATGTGGTGGCCAGCGAACCTTATTCAAGTTTCTCTTTTCAG AGCATTGAACGAGGACGAGCGGCGGCCGAAGGGCGGCGTCTCCCGCTTCCAGTTCTTCCTCATCGTCTCCGCCTGTAGCTTCGTCTACTACATCATCCCGAATTATCTCTTCCCCACCATCGGCTCCCTGTCCTTCATCTGCTGGATCTGGAAGGACTCGATCGTCGCCCACCAGTTCGGCTCCGGCCTAAACGGCCTCGGTCTCGGTGCCATCGCCTTCGACTGGGCCGCCGTCACCGCCTTCCTCGGAAGCCCCATGGCCGCCCCTCCCTTCGTCCTCTTCAACGTCCTCGCCGGTTACCTCGCCCTCATCTACGTCCTCGTCCCCGCCGCCTACTGGCTGAACATCTACGACGCCCGCCGCTTCACCTTCTTAACCTCCCGCCTCTTCGACGCCTCCGGCAAGCACTACGACCTCGACCGCATCATCGACTCCTCCACCTTCTCCCTCGACATCCAAAAATACAACAACTACAGCGAGATCTACCTCAGCATCTTCTTCGCCGTCTCCTATGGCCTCGGCTTCGCCGCCCTCACCTCCACCATCTCCCACGTCTTCCTCTTCGAAGGGAAAAACATATTCAGACTCTGGCGCCAGGCCACGGCCAAGGTCAACGAGAAGTTCCTCGACGTCCACGGCAGGATCATGAAGACCAACTACGACGCGGTGCCGCAGTGGTGGTTCTACCTCGTCCTCCTCCTCGTCACCGGCCTCTCCATCTTCGCCTGCGAGGGCTTCGGCGGCGCCCTCCAGCTCCCGTACTGGGGAATCTTCTTGGCCATGCTCATGGCCGTCTTCTTCACCTTGCCAGTCGGAGTCATCTCAGCCACCACCAACACG ATGCCGGCGCTCAACATCATTACAGAGATGGTGATCGGTTACATTCTCCCGGGGAAGCCATTGGCCAACGTGGTGTTCAAGACCTACGGCTACATAAGCATGCTTCAGGCGTTGACTTTCCTGAGTGATTTCAAGCTCGGCTACTACATGAAGATCCCTCCCAAGTCAATGTTCCTCGCTCAG CTGGTGGGGACGTTGATCGCGAACGGGGCCTACTTCGGCACGGCGTGGTGGCTGCTCACCGGCGTGCCCAACATCTGCAACGTCGACTTGCTGCCGCCGGACTCGCCCTGGACGTGCCCCGGCGACGACGTCTTCTTCTCCGCCTCCATCATCTGGGGCGTCGTGGGCCCCGCCCGCATGTTCGGGCCACGGGGGCACTACCGCGCGCTCAACATCTTCTTCCTCGTCGGCCTCCTCGCCCCCGTCCCCGTCTACCTCCTCCACCGCCTCTACCCCGACAAGAAGTGGATCCCGCTCATCTCCTTCCCGGTCATCTTCGGCGCCTGCGGAATGATGCCGCCGGCGCACGCCGTCAACTACAACTCCTGGTTCATCGTCGGCTTCCTCGTCAACTACTGGGTCTTTAAGCGCTACAAGCACTGGTGGGGCCGCTACGCCTACGTCCTTTCGGCGGGCATGGACGCCGGTACCAGCTTCATGGCGGTGCTGGCCTTCTTCGCGCTGGGCAACTACAACATCTACGCCGTCAACTGGTGGGGAGGTGTTGTCGACGACCACTGCCCGCTCGCCAGTTGCCCCACCGTCGCCGGCGGCTACATCCCCGACGGTTGCCCCCAAATCCATTAA
- the LOC121991921 gene encoding heterogeneous nuclear ribonucleoprotein 1-like, translating to MGSRMQEHDGASPAKIFVGGLAKDTNMATFEKHFARYGKIVDKVIMKDRSTNRPRGFGFITFDNPSVVDKVIEDTHIINGKTVEIKRTIPKGAAPLKDFKTRKIFVGGISLSFTEDELKDFFSQFGKVDNHEIIRDHATNRSRGFGFVTFESEKVVDDLLAKNGNMIDLAGSQVEIKKAEPKNSFNPTSAFGSEPRTRHFGDSFSGYGNYSGFAGGSYGSPLYRTPGGFDPRPGGYGGYAGIGSQYDSGYGGFSRRLENYHGYSSRLGFYGGHGGGHSGSSFGGYGREAGGYSGSTYSGGYESPGAGYGSGGFYGSNASYGRSAGRYHPYGR from the exons ATGGGATCGAGGATGCAAGAGCACGACGGAGCGAGCCCCGC GAAGATCTTCGTCGGCGGGCTTGCCAAGGATACGAACATGG CAACATTTGAGAAGCATTTTGCAAGGTACGGAAAGATTGTTGATAAAGTTATAATGAAAGACCGCAGCACAAATAGACCTAGAGGCTTTGGATTTATCACTTTTGATAATCCTTCTGTTGTTGACAAAGTCATTGAAGATACACATATTATCAACGGGAAGACG GTTGAAATTAAACGAACAATACCCAAAGGAGCTGCTCCTCTGAAGGATTTCAAAACACGGAAGATATTTGTTGGTGGGATATCTTTGAGTTTCACAGAAG ATGAACTCAAGGACTTTTTCTCTCAGTTTGGGAAGGTGGATAATCATGAAATCATTCGTGACCATGCAACCAACCGTTCTAGAGGCTTTGGTTTTGTAACATTTGAGTCAGAAAAAGTTGTAGATGATTTGCTAGCTAAAAACGGAAATATGATTGATCTAGCTGGTAGTCAG GTGGAGATCAAGAAGGCTGAACCAAAGAACTCCTTCAACCCAACATCTGCATTTGGTAGTGAACCTAGGACGAGGCACTTTGGTGATAGTTTTAGCGGATACGGCAACTATAGTGGTTTTGCAGGTGGCTCATACGGTTCTCCTCTGTATAGGACACCTGGAGGATTTGATCCTAGACCTGGCGGATATGGTGGTTATGCAGGTATTGGTAGTCAATATGACAGTGGATATGGCGGTTTCTCACGACGCTTAGAGAATTATCATGGTTATTCTAGCCGTCTTGGTTTTTATGGTGGGCATGGTGGGGGTCACAGTGGAAGTAGCTTTGGTGGCTATGGCCGAGAAGCTGGGGGTTATAGTGGTTCTACCTACAGTGGTGGTTATGAGTCACCAGGTGCTGGCTACGGCTCGGGTGGATTCTACGGTAGCAACGCAAGCTATGGCCGTAGTGCAGGTCGATACCATCCATATGGAAGATAG